In one Winogradskyella sp. MH6 genomic region, the following are encoded:
- a CDS encoding TraB/GumN family protein — protein sequence MKRILSLLVITTLSIFSITAQEIENSTLWKIEGNGLESPSYLFGTIHMTCDATLEDDVKKALDETTQIVMELDMDDPSMQSKVMQGMYLKDGKTLKDFVSDEEYKSIDSLFTNNMGMSVKLLENVKPFFLMSMFYPKMIDCQMQSFELELTKIASEQKEEIYGLETIEEQIKVFDGIPLEDQYADLIRMAKDNLAFDKTTFSKMLKIYKEEDINALIDIMDDDTNSTMSKHQDVLLEQRNKNWISKIGEYAKEQPTFFGVGAGHLPGENGVIQLLRNAGYTVTAVLE from the coding sequence ATGAAACGTATTTTATCGCTACTTGTTATTACAACACTATCAATATTTTCAATTACTGCTCAAGAAATAGAAAATTCAACCTTATGGAAAATTGAAGGTAATGGGCTAGAGTCTCCTTCGTATTTATTCGGAACTATCCACATGACATGCGATGCTACTCTAGAGGATGATGTAAAAAAAGCTCTAGACGAAACTACTCAGATAGTTATGGAACTAGATATGGACGATCCTAGCATGCAAAGCAAAGTAATGCAAGGCATGTATCTAAAAGACGGAAAAACATTAAAAGATTTTGTATCTGACGAAGAATACAAATCAATTGACTCTCTTTTTACCAATAATATGGGCATGTCTGTAAAGCTATTAGAAAATGTGAAACCTTTTTTCCTTATGTCTATGTTTTACCCTAAAATGATTGACTGCCAGATGCAATCTTTTGAATTAGAGTTAACCAAAATTGCATCAGAGCAAAAAGAGGAAATCTATGGTCTTGAAACGATTGAAGAACAAATAAAGGTTTTTGATGGCATACCTCTAGAGGATCAGTATGCAGATTTAATCCGAATGGCTAAAGATAATCTAGCATTCGATAAAACAACGTTTTCTAAAATGCTTAAAATTTATAAGGAAGAAGATATTAACGCACTAATTGATATAATGGATGATGATACTAATAGTACCATGTCAAAACATCAAGATGTACTTTTGGAGCAACGTAATAAAAACTGGATTTCAAAAATTGGTGAATATGCCAAAGAGCAACCGACATTTTTTGGTGTTGGCGCAGGTCATCTTCCAGGGGAGAATGGAGTTATACAGCTTTTAAGAAATGCCGGATACACAGTTACAGCTGTACTAGAGTAA
- a CDS encoding OmpW/AlkL family protein, with product MKNLLLFTLLIGLTFNLSAQDTDATDDYNKWQARLRLISVIPSPDDDIDGADVDISTAFVPELDFTYFFSKNLAVELILGTTKHNVDLDIDGGGSLDLGHVWLLPPTLNLQYHFYANDFKPYVGAGVNYTIFYGVDEGDLDDIEYDNSFGFSLQAGLDYNLNDKWFLNLDVKKLFLKTDVTVNGAPDTSEVNIDPLIVGLGVGMKF from the coding sequence ATGAAAAATTTATTATTATTTACTTTATTGATAGGGTTAACATTCAACCTAAGTGCACAAGACACTGATGCTACTGATGATTATAATAAGTGGCAAGCACGTTTAAGATTAATTTCTGTAATACCTTCTCCTGATGATGATATTGATGGTGCAGATGTAGATATTAGCACGGCTTTTGTTCCAGAATTAGACTTCACTTACTTTTTCTCTAAAAATTTGGCTGTTGAGTTAATATTAGGTACAACAAAACATAATGTAGATTTAGATATTGATGGTGGTGGATCTCTAGATTTAGGACACGTTTGGTTATTGCCTCCAACTTTAAATTTGCAATACCATTTTTATGCTAACGATTTTAAACCATATGTAGGAGCAGGTGTTAATTATACTATATTTTATGGTGTTGATGAAGGTGACTTAGATGATATAGAGTATGATAATTCATTTGGTTTCTCTTTACAGGCAGGTTTGGATTATAATTTAAATGATAAGTGGTTCTTAAACTTAGATGTAAAGAAATTATTCCTTAAAACTGATGTTACGGTAAATGGAGCACCTGATACATCAGAAGTTAATATCGACCCATTAATAGTTGGTCTTGGTGTTGGTATGAAGTTTTAA
- the deoC gene encoding deoxyribose-phosphate aldolase: MELNRYIDHTLLSPSATEADILKLCEEALKYNFYSVCVNSCYVPIAKQALGRSEVKVCTVVGFPLGAMSTEAKIFEAKKAIEQGASEIDMVMNIGRLKSKNYVAVLKDISDVKRAIGLTPLKVILEISELSKNEIVKACEICIDAKADFVKTSTGFSKSGATLTAVKIMKKTVRDQLKIKASGGIRDAETALKYIEVGVHRIGASSGVAMMTNQTSKSAY, from the coding sequence ATGGAATTGAACAGATATATAGATCACACCCTATTGAGTCCCTCAGCAACTGAAGCCGATATTCTTAAACTCTGCGAAGAAGCATTAAAATACAATTTTTATTCTGTTTGCGTAAACAGCTGCTATGTTCCTATTGCAAAACAAGCCCTTGGACGTTCTGAAGTAAAAGTTTGTACCGTAGTTGGTTTTCCTCTTGGAGCCATGTCTACCGAAGCTAAAATTTTTGAAGCAAAAAAAGCAATAGAACAAGGTGCTTCTGAAATTGATATGGTAATGAACATCGGTCGTCTAAAAAGTAAAAATTATGTTGCTGTACTTAAAGATATTAGTGACGTAAAACGCGCTATAGGCTTAACACCTTTAAAAGTTATTTTAGAAATAAGTGAACTTTCTAAAAATGAAATCGTAAAGGCTTGTGAAATATGTATTGATGCCAAAGCTGATTTTGTAAAAACCTCAACAGGTTTTTCCAAGAGTGGTGCTACACTTACTGCCGTAAAAATCATGAAAAAAACGGTAAGAGACCAATTAAAAATTAAAGCTTCTGGTGGCATTAGAGATGCTGAAACTGCTCTAAAATATATAGAAGTTGGCGTACATAGAATTGGCGCTTCATCTGGTGTTGCTATGATGACCAATCAAACTTCAAAATCTGCATATTAA
- the deoD gene encoding purine-nucleoside phosphorylase: MSVHIGANKGDIAETILLPGDPLRAKWIAETFFENPVCFNEVRGMYGYTGTYQGKRISTMGSGMGIPSISIYANELIKDFGVKNLIRVGSAGSYQKHVKIRDVVLAMAASSTSGVNELRFGGADYAPTADFGLFLKAVKAAEAKNIPIQAGNVLSSDEFYEDNIESYKKWSRFGVLCVEMEAAGLYTVAAKHNVNALAILTISDSLVTGEKTTSKERETTFRQMIEIALELA, encoded by the coding sequence ATGAGTGTACACATTGGCGCCAACAAAGGCGATATAGCAGAAACTATTTTATTACCAGGCGATCCGCTAAGAGCTAAATGGATTGCTGAAACTTTTTTTGAAAACCCAGTTTGCTTTAATGAAGTAAGAGGCATGTATGGTTATACAGGTACTTACCAAGGCAAGCGCATATCTACCATGGGATCTGGTATGGGTATTCCTAGTATTTCAATCTATGCAAATGAGCTTATAAAAGATTTTGGTGTAAAAAATCTAATTAGAGTTGGGAGTGCTGGTTCTTACCAAAAGCATGTTAAGATAAGAGATGTCGTCTTAGCTATGGCAGCATCTTCTACGTCTGGAGTTAATGAATTAAGGTTTGGAGGTGCTGACTACGCTCCTACTGCTGATTTCGGCTTGTTCTTAAAAGCTGTAAAGGCTGCTGAAGCTAAAAATATTCCCATCCAAGCTGGTAATGTCTTATCCTCCGATGAGTTTTATGAAGACAATATCGAATCCTATAAAAAATGGTCTAGGTTTGGTGTGCTATGTGTAGAAATGGAAGCCGCAGGTCTTTATACTGTTGCAGCAAAACATAATGTAAATGCACTTGCTATTTTAACGATTTCGGATTCTTTGGTGACGGGTGAAAAAACTACAAGTAAAGAGCGTGAGACTACCTTTAGACAGATGATTGAAATTGCTTTGGAATTGGCTTAA